ACTTCAAGAATAGTTAAAGGAGAAAAAGTTAACTTAGATAGCATTAACATAACAAAAGAACAAATCAAAAACATAGACAAAATTTATATAGTAGCATGTGGAACTGCTTATCATGCAGGGGTAGTAGGTAAAACTGCAATAGAAAAACTTGCAAAAATACCAGTAGAAGTAGAAGTAGCATCAGAATTCAGATATAGAGAACCACTTATAACTGAAAGAACATTAATGATAGTTATAAGCCAATCTGGAGAAACAGCAGACACATTAGCAGCATTAAGACTTGCTAAAGCTCAAAATGCAAGAGTTATCGCAGTTACAAACGTAGTTGGAAGCTCAGTTGCAAGAGAAGCTGATGATGTATTATATACATGGGCAGGACCTGAAATTGCAGTTGCATCAACAAAAGCATATGTAACTCAACTTGTTGCAATGTATATAATAGCTTTATACTTTGCTGAAAACAAAGAAAGTGTAAGAAGCACAGAAATAGAAAAAATCAAATCAGAGCTTTTAAATCTTTCAGAAAAAGCTGCTGAAGTTTTAAATGATAAAGAAAAAATAAAAGAATTTGCAAAAGAAGTATTTGAAGATAAAGATATGTATTTCTTAGGAAGAGGACTTGACTATGCAGTAGCAATGGAAGGGTCATTAAAACTTAAAGAAATATCATACATCCACTCTGAGGCTTACGCTGCTGGAGAATTAAAGCATGGACCTATAGCATTAATAGAAGAAGGAACAACAGTAATAGGTCTTGCAACTCAAGAATATTTATTTGAAAAAATGCTAAGTAACATAAAAGAAGTAAAAACAAGAGGGGCTAAAGTTATAGCAATAGCTATGGAAGGACATGACATAATCGAAAAGACAGTTGATTCAGCTATCTATATTCCAAGAGTTATGCCAATCGTAGCACCAATACTTTCAGTAATACCACTACAACTTTTATCTTACTATGTATCAATAGAAAAAGGTTGTGACGTTGATAAACCAAGAAACCTTGCAAAATCAGTAACTGTTGAGTAATTGATAAAATCAATAAACCATAAAAGGCTAGACATTTTATATGAATGTCTGGTCTTTTTTTATGTGCTACTATCATTAGACCTATCTATAAGGTGGAGGGCGTCAATGTTAAAAGTTTAATGAAGTCATATGTTTTATATTATTTAAATAAGGAATTAGGTGAAGTTATATAATGAAACTGATAATTAGATTTATGTTTGAAGTTTTAATATTAATATTTTTAATGTAGGTATGTTTATTACTTCAGTGTTACCATATAAGCCTAGAACGTGGTTATTTAATGGCTATATAAGTGCTGCATATAAGATACTTAAATTATTTAAAAAATAAATAATAAATAAAAAATAACTCACAAGTGTTTAATATAAAATAAGAATGTAGAGAAATGCAACCGAAGAGTAAAAGCGTGAGTTTTAAGCCACACACCTAAAGTTAATTAGTGTGTGGCTATTTAATTTTATTAAAAATAAATAACACATAATAGTGCGTAAAAAAGATATTTATGATATACTATTTGTATAATTAGTATACTATATTGATGAAAAACATATAATATATATGTAAATTAAATCAAATAGTATACGATAAATATAAAAAGGATATATTATTATATTTTAGAGACTATCATTTTAAATTATTTATTAATCTAAAGAATTATTAAGAGATTTACTTCAGGATGTTAAAAATCCTGTTGGATGTGAGAATGCTATTACTGAATGGGGGATGTTGGGTGAAGAAAAAATTTGTTTATTTGTTTAGGGAAGGCAATGCATCAATGAGAGATCTTTTAGGTGGTAAAGGAGCAAACTTAGCTGAAATGTATAGTTTGGGAATTCCAGTTCCAAAGGGATTTACTATAACAACAGAAGCTTGCAATAAGTATTATGAGGATGGAAACAATATATCGGATAATATTTTAGAAGAAATAAAATATTATATGAAGGAAATTGAACATCAGACTAATAAGAAATTTGGAAGTGAAGAAAATCCACTATTAGTTTCAGTAAGATCAGGGGCAAGAGCTTCTATGCCAGGAATGATGGACACTATACTTAACTTAGGATTAAACGACACTGTAGTAGAAGCTATGGCGAAGTTAACTAACAACTCTAGATTTGCTTATGATTCTTATAGAAGGTTTATTCAGATGTTTTCAGATGTAGTTATGGGTATAAAAAAAGATTTGTTTGAAGAGAAAATAGATAAAATTAAGCTTGAAAAAGGTGTTAAATTTGATACAGAATTAAATACACAAGATTTAAAAAAGCTTATTTTAGAGTTTAAAAAAATATATAAAAACGAAATAGGACAAGAGTTTCCACAAAATCCTGAAGAACAATTAATAAAGTCTGTAATGGCTGTATTTGAATCATGGAACAATTCAAGGGCAGAAGTTTATAGAAGACTAAATGATATACCGTTTGAATGGGGAACAGCTGTAAATGTTCAAGAAATGGTATTTGGAAACAAAGGAGAAACTTCAGGAACTGGGGTAGTGTTTTCAAGAAATCCTGCCAGTGGAGAAAATAAGGTTTACGGTGAATATTTAATGAATGCTCAAGGAGAAGACGTTGTTGCAGGAATAAGAACACCACTTCCAATAAAAAAATTACAGGAACAAAACCCTAAAATTTACGAAGAACTTATAACTATAATAAAGAAACTAGAAAATCATTATAAAGACATGCAAGACATGGAGATAACAATAGAAGAAGGAAAACTTTATTTCCTTCAAACTAGAAACGGAAAAAGAACAGCAAAAGCCGCCCTTAAAATAGCTGTTGATTTAGTTAAAGAGGGAATGATAACTAAGGAAGAAGCTATTTTAAAAGTAGAACCTAAACAATTAGAAACATTACTTCATCCAGCTTTTGATAAAAAGGAATTAGAAAGTAAAAAGTCAATAGCAAAAGGTTTACCAGCATCACCGGGAGCTGGTTGTGGTAAAATTGCATTTACTGCTGAGGAAGCTAAAAAAAGAGCTTTACAAGGAGAAGATGTTGTCCTTGTTAGACTTGAAACTTCACCAGAGGATATAGAAGGTATGATTGCATCTAAGGGAATTTTGACAGTAAGAGGAGGAATGACTTCACATGCTGCAGTTGTTGCCAGGGGAATGGGAATTTGTTGTGTTGCAGGATGTGAAGATATAAAGGTAAATGAAGAAAATAGGACATTAGAAATACAAGGCAAGATGTATACAACTGATGATTATATATCTATAGATGGATCAACAGGTAAAGTTTATGGAGAAAAAATAAAAACTGCTATTCCGGAGATAACAGGAGATTTTGCTGTATTTATGGATTGGGTTGAAAAAATAAAAAAATTAAAAGTTAGAGCAAATGCTGATACACCAAGAGATGTTAAAAAAGCCATTGAATTTGGTGCTGAAGGAATAGGACTTTGCAGAACAGAGCATATGTTTTTTGAAGAAGATAGAATACTAGCTGTTAGAGAAATGATATTAGCTAAAACACAAGAGAAGAGAAAAAATGCATTAAATAAAATACTGCCAATGCAAAGAAAAGATTTTATAGAAATATATGAAGAATTAAAAGAAATGCCAGCAACTATAAGACTGTTAGACCCTCCACTTCATGAATTTTTACCTCATACTAATGAGGAAATGGTTTCTTTAGCTGAAAAACTTAACATGGATGTTGAGGAAATAAAGTCTACAGTTTCTGAAAAGAAAGAATTTAATCCAATGATGGGACACAGAGGATGTAGATTATTTGTAACATATAGTGAAATTGCCGAAATGCAAGCTAGGGCAATAATGGAAGCGGCAATAGAGGTTACAATGAAAAAAGGGTACAACATAGTACCAGAAATAATGATCCCTCTTATTGGAGAAATAAAAGAGTTAAAATTCGTTAAAGACATAGTTGTTAAAACAGTTGAACAAGTTATGGAAGAAAAGGGAATTAAAATAAAATATAAAGTTGGTACAATGATAGAAATTCCAAGAGCAGCTATTACAGCAGATGAAATAGCAAAAGAAGCTGAATTTTTTTCATTTGGTACAAATGATTTAACTCAAATGACATTTGGATTTTCCAGAGATGATGCATCAAAATTTTTATCATTATACTATGAAAATAGAATTTATGAACAAGACCCATTTGCAAAACTTGATCAGAGGGGTGTAGGTAAGTTAATTGAAATGGCAGTAAGTAAAGGAAAGAAAACAAGAGAAAATATTAAACTTGGAGTATGTGGAGAACATGGTGGTAATCCAGCATCTGTTGAATTTTTTCATAACATAGGACTAGACTATGTTTCATGTTCACCATTTAGAGTACCTCTTGCAATACTTGCATCAGGGCAAGCACAAGTTAAAAATAAACGATAATAGTTGGTGTTGCTTAGTTACTTAGTAGTTAGGAAAGTTAATTATGAAAGAAAAGTGAGAAATAATTTATAGTATTATTAAAATAAACACCCATTAAACATTTTATAAATAAGTATTGAATGTTTAGTAGGTGTTTATTTTTAATATAAATTATTTAAAAAAATCAAGATCTTCTTTTATATCGTTACTTATATTATTTAAAGAAGAAGATACATTAAATAATATATTTAGGTTTTCAGAGTGATTATCTAATTTATTACTAATAGATTGAGAAGCTTTTACAGTATCATTTATATAATTAACTACTTTAGTTAATGATTGTGTACTATTTTCAATTCCCGCAGTTTGTTCTTCCATTACGGATATAATTTCTTCAACTGAAAGCTGAGAATTAATAGCCTTGCTTTTAATATCATTCATTAAGTTTGTAGTAAGTTTTATACTTTGTATTAAATCTTTAAATTTAGTATTCATATCATCAACAATATTTGAAGTTGACAGTATCTCGTCCTGAATGCTTGATAGTAATGCATCAATATTTTTAGAGGATATTGAGCTTTGTTCAGCTAGCTTTTTGATCTTTTCAGCAACAATTGCAAACCCTTTACCAGATTCACCAGCTCTAGCAGCTTCAATAGAAGCGTTAAGAGAAATTAAATTAGTTTCTTTAGATATAGAAGTTATTATATCTAATAGTGAATTTATTTTAGCTGATAAATTAGTTAAATTATTAATTTTAGCATTTATATTTTCTAATGATGTAAATGATTCATTAAGAGTACATTCCATATTGTTAGCATGATTAACTCCATTTTCAACTGAATATGTAGAATCATTTACTGTTGAATGAAGATTTTCTAAATTTAAATTTACGTTTTCTATACCTTTAGAAAATTCTTGTAGTATATTTAAGTTTTCCTCTAAAGATAATAAGTTTTCATTCATTTTAGTATTAACGTCATTTAGAGTATTAGTAATATATAGTTGACTAGTTTCGTTATCTTGTATTGTTTGTTTTAAATTATTAGAATAAGTATTTAAGTCTATTGCATTTGTTTTAAAATTTTCAATTGTAGATTTTATTTTTTTAGAGAATATATCAAAACTATTGCCAAGTTCAGAAAACTCATCATTTCTTTTTAGTAATCTTTTATCTATGCTTAAATTTAAATTTCCTTCTGAGAATTTTTTTAATGTCATAGACAAATTTGTAATTGGATTAGTGATTTTATTTGTAAAACGTGTAATTAAAAGTACTGATGTTATTAAAATGATTACTAAAATGCCTAATGCAATTAATGTGTATGTGTAAATACTGTTGGTTATAGATGAATATGGAACGGCTATAAGTAAATTAAGTCCATAATCTTTTAAAGATTTATAGTTGGTTAGTGTTTTTCTATTATTTAAAACAAATTTGCCTACTCCAGATTCATTATTAATCATTTTTTGTACAGGTTCCAAACTTGATAAATTTATTATTTTTTGTAGTTTAGATAAATCTGTAGACTTATTATTAGATTTATCAAGTAATAGTGAGTTATCTTTATTGGTTAGTAGCAATGATCCATGATTATCTAGTAATCCGAATGTACAATCTAAATTTTTAGTAGTTAAACTTAAACAATTAGATAAACTATTTATTTCAAGTATGGAAGATACAGTACCTATTATAGAATTTCCATTTTTTATAGGACTACAGTAGATTATAACAGCTTTCCCGGTTAAATGAGAAATTATAACAGGTGAAAAGTTACCTTGTCCTTGCATGGCTTTTTTAAAATAATCTCTGTTAGCAATACTTATATTTCCTATACTTGGGTACTTGGCAATCTGCATTCCGTCGGTTCTAGTTATATAGGCTCTTTTTATAAATGTATTGCTACATACTAAATTTTCAAGTATTTTTTTATTGTCCTCAGCTTCTAGATTGTTAAAGGTACCTAGAGTATCTGATAACAAGTCTGTTGAAGATTTTACAGAATTAATAGCATGTACTATTATTTGTTCAGAATCCATAGAAGTTTGATTTAAGTATCTAGTATTAGTTTTTGACATATAATTAATGTGTAAATATATAAATACAAAAGTGCAAAATGCAAGAGAAATAAATAAAGTAATACCAGATTTTATTATCAATTCTCTTTTAAAAGTTTTTTTCAATATGTTTCCCCCCTTAGTTTGTAAAAATCTAAAAACCTTTATATATATCGAATGAAAACTATAGAATAAATATAGGTAATTTGAAAATAATAAGTTAAGATACAAATTTTCATTATCATATTAGTAGGAGGGTTAATATGCAAAAATATATTTGTGACGTATGTGGATATATATATGATCCAGCAGTTGGAGATCCTGATAATGGAGTAGCACCGGGAACATCTTTTGATGATATTCCAGAGGATTGGTTATGTCCTCTTTGTGGAGTGGGAAAGGATCAATTCTCAAAAACTGAATAAAAAATATTCATAGAATGGCAATGCCTATGCGTATAATTAGATATGCATAGGTATTTTTGTTTTAACGGCTGTAAATTAGAGGTATAATAAGGTATACAAAGAATAATTTATACAGTTATAAATTTTAAAGGAGGATTCTCATGAACTATTCAAAAAGAGGTAATACATGGGTTATAGTACTTGAAAAAGGAGAAAAAATAACAGAAAGTATTAAAAAGTTTTGTAGTGAAACAGGAATAAAGGCTGGAATTGTAAATGCTATAGGAGCAGCTAAAGATATAAAAATAGGATATTTTGATATTAACACTAAGGAGTATAATGAAACAAACTTTAGTGATTATTATGAAATAACAAGTTTGACTGGAAATATATCAACAAAAGATGGACAACCTTATACACATATTCACATAAACTTTACAGGTGCAGATTGTGTAGGATATGGTGGACATTTCATAGAAGGAACTATAACAGTTACTTGTGAAATGTTTATAACTGAAATTGATGGAGAATTACAACGTATTCCTGATGCAGAAACTGGAATAAATGTAATCAAACTTTAAATATAAAAAAATATAAAAAATTTATTGCCAATGCAAGTAAATAAGAATATAATAAAAAAGTTGGTCAAAACAAAGGGTTTTAATTACAGTTTAAGAAGGAGTGAAAAACGTGTTAGTTCCTAAATTATTTACTTGCATGAAAGGTTATACAAAAGAACAATTTTTAAAGGAACTCATTGCAGGAATTATAGTAGCAGTAATAGCATTACCATTATCTATTGCACTTGCAATAGCATCGGGTGTATCCCCTGAAAAAGGATTGTATACAGCAATAATTGGTGGATTTATAGTATCTTTTTTAGGTGGAAGTAGAGTTCAGATAGGTGGACCTACAGGAGCATTTATAATACTTGTTTATGGAATTGTCCAAAAGTACGGAATAACAGGACTTACAGTAGCTACAGTGATGGCGGGAATATTCTTAATCATAATGGGAGTTCTTAAATTTGGAAAGGCGATAAAATATATACCATATCCAATAACTACTGGATTTACTAGTGGTATTGCAGTTTGTATATTTTCAACTCAGATTAAAGACTTCTTAGGATTGAATATAGAAACTGTACCATCACAATTTATACACAAATGGGCAGTGTATATAACTCATTTAAACACTATAAATTTAGAAACAGCTTTAATAGGAGTTTTATCTATAGTAATTATAGTTATATGTCCAAAAATAAGTGATAAAATACCAGGTACACTTATAGCATTAATTATAACAACATTAATTACTATGGTTTTTAAATTAAATGTAGAAACTATAGGAAGTCGTTTCGGAACAATATCTTCTGCTCTTCCTAAAATAGCAATACATAATGTTAATATGAAAATGATAAATGAGCTTATGTTCCCAGCAATGACTATTGCAATACTTGCTGCCATAGAATCACTTTTATCAGCAGTAGTTGCAGATGAAATGATTGGTGGACATCATCGTTCAAACATGGAACTTGTAGCTCAAGGAGTTGCAAATATGTTTTCAGGATTATTCGGAGGAATACCTGTAACAGGTGCAATAGCAAGAACAGCAGCCAATGTAAAAAATGGAGGAAGAACTCCTATAAGTGGTATGGTACATGCTATTTCATTATTACTTATA
This Clostridium novyi NT DNA region includes the following protein-coding sequences:
- the ppdK gene encoding pyruvate, phosphate dikinase is translated as MKKKFVYLFREGNASMRDLLGGKGANLAEMYSLGIPVPKGFTITTEACNKYYEDGNNISDNILEEIKYYMKEIEHQTNKKFGSEENPLLVSVRSGARASMPGMMDTILNLGLNDTVVEAMAKLTNNSRFAYDSYRRFIQMFSDVVMGIKKDLFEEKIDKIKLEKGVKFDTELNTQDLKKLILEFKKIYKNEIGQEFPQNPEEQLIKSVMAVFESWNNSRAEVYRRLNDIPFEWGTAVNVQEMVFGNKGETSGTGVVFSRNPASGENKVYGEYLMNAQGEDVVAGIRTPLPIKKLQEQNPKIYEELITIIKKLENHYKDMQDMEITIEEGKLYFLQTRNGKRTAKAALKIAVDLVKEGMITKEEAILKVEPKQLETLLHPAFDKKELESKKSIAKGLPASPGAGCGKIAFTAEEAKKRALQGEDVVLVRLETSPEDIEGMIASKGILTVRGGMTSHAAVVARGMGICCVAGCEDIKVNEENRTLEIQGKMYTTDDYISIDGSTGKVYGEKIKTAIPEITGDFAVFMDWVEKIKKLKVRANADTPRDVKKAIEFGAEGIGLCRTEHMFFEEDRILAVREMILAKTQEKRKNALNKILPMQRKDFIEIYEELKEMPATIRLLDPPLHEFLPHTNEEMVSLAEKLNMDVEEIKSTVSEKKEFNPMMGHRGCRLFVTYSEIAEMQARAIMEAAIEVTMKKGYNIVPEIMIPLIGEIKELKFVKDIVVKTVEQVMEEKGIKIKYKVGTMIEIPRAAITADEIAKEAEFFSFGTNDLTQMTFGFSRDDASKFLSLYYENRIYEQDPFAKLDQRGVGKLIEMAVSKGKKTRENIKLGVCGEHGGNPASVEFFHNIGLDYVSCSPFRVPLAILASGQAQVKNKR
- a CDS encoding PPC domain-containing DNA-binding protein, giving the protein MNYSKRGNTWVIVLEKGEKITESIKKFCSETGIKAGIVNAIGAAKDIKIGYFDINTKEYNETNFSDYYEITSLTGNISTKDGQPYTHIHINFTGADCVGYGGHFIEGTITVTCEMFITEIDGELQRIPDAETGINVIKL
- the glmS gene encoding glutamine--fructose-6-phosphate transaminase (isomerizing), with amino-acid sequence MCGIVGYLGNKNAAEVLVEGLSKLEYRGYDSAGVAVLEGNEIVVNKRKGRLANLEAVLEENKLTGHIGIGHTRWATHGAPSDVNSHPHTNEKGTIAVVHNGIIENYILLRDWLTSEGYKFKSETDTEVIPHLVDYYYEGNLVEAVMKAVKKMEGSYAIGVICKDEPNKLVAVRKDSPLIVGVGEGESFIASDIPAVLNHTREVYLLEDNEFVLIEDGKITIFDENKNEVKKDIFHVTWNADAAEKGGYDHFMLKEIHEQPKAIKDTLTSRIVKGEKVNLDSINITKEQIKNIDKIYIVACGTAYHAGVVGKTAIEKLAKIPVEVEVASEFRYREPLITERTLMIVISQSGETADTLAALRLAKAQNARVIAVTNVVGSSVAREADDVLYTWAGPEIAVASTKAYVTQLVAMYIIALYFAENKESVRSTEIEKIKSELLNLSEKAAEVLNDKEKIKEFAKEVFEDKDMYFLGRGLDYAVAMEGSLKLKEISYIHSEAYAAGELKHGPIALIEEGTTVIGLATQEYLFEKMLSNIKEVKTRGAKVIAIAMEGHDIIEKTVDSAIYIPRVMPIVAPILSVIPLQLLSYYVSIEKGCDVDKPRNLAKSVTVE
- a CDS encoding SulP family inorganic anion transporter produces the protein MLVPKLFTCMKGYTKEQFLKELIAGIIVAVIALPLSIALAIASGVSPEKGLYTAIIGGFIVSFLGGSRVQIGGPTGAFIILVYGIVQKYGITGLTVATVMAGIFLIIMGVLKFGKAIKYIPYPITTGFTSGIAVCIFSTQIKDFLGLNIETVPSQFIHKWAVYITHLNTINLETALIGVLSIVIIVICPKISDKIPGTLIALIITTLITMVFKLNVETIGSRFGTISSALPKIAIHNVNMKMINELMFPAMTIAILAAIESLLSAVVADEMIGGHHRSNMELVAQGVANMFSGLFGGIPVTGAIARTAANVKNGGRTPISGMVHAISLLLIMLIFMPLVKLIPMASLAGILIVVSYNMGDWKEFANLRKAPRGDALVFLIAFSLTILLDLVVAIGVGVVLSSFLFMNKMADNTEIKYLLDEKDDGCSCKILNRVKDVTRVAFYEFKGPFFFVSSEKFQEISNRLKKNCDVLIIKMNKVPNIDATAYRKFEKLYDLCNSNGKIGTELIIVEAKDDVLKVLDRYGYVDKVGRDNFCNSIDEAIERTNEILKSKNQIGNIPNFVLD
- the rd gene encoding rubredoxin, with the translated sequence MQKYICDVCGYIYDPAVGDPDNGVAPGTSFDDIPEDWLCPLCGVGKDQFSKTE
- a CDS encoding methyl-accepting chemotaxis protein, with the protein product MKKTFKRELIIKSGITLFISLAFCTFVFIYLHINYMSKTNTRYLNQTSMDSEQIIVHAINSVKSSTDLLSDTLGTFNNLEAEDNKKILENLVCSNTFIKRAYITRTDGMQIAKYPSIGNISIANRDYFKKAMQGQGNFSPVIISHLTGKAVIIYCSPIKNGNSIIGTVSSILEINSLSNCLSLTTKNLDCTFGLLDNHGSLLLTNKDNSLLLDKSNNKSTDLSKLQKIINLSSLEPVQKMINNESGVGKFVLNNRKTLTNYKSLKDYGLNLLIAVPYSSITNSIYTYTLIALGILVIILITSVLLITRFTNKITNPITNLSMTLKKFSEGNLNLSIDKRLLKRNDEFSELGNSFDIFSKKIKSTIENFKTNAIDLNTYSNNLKQTIQDNETSQLYITNTLNDVNTKMNENLLSLEENLNILQEFSKGIENVNLNLENLHSTVNDSTYSVENGVNHANNMECTLNESFTSLENINAKINNLTNLSAKINSLLDIITSISKETNLISLNASIEAARAGESGKGFAIVAEKIKKLAEQSSISSKNIDALLSSIQDEILSTSNIVDDMNTKFKDLIQSIKLTTNLMNDIKSKAINSQLSVEEIISVMEEQTAGIENSTQSLTKVVNYINDTVKASQSISNKLDNHSENLNILFNVSSSLNNISNDIKEDLDFFK